A genomic window from Solanum dulcamara chromosome 11, daSolDulc1.2, whole genome shotgun sequence includes:
- the LOC129874346 gene encoding pentatricopeptide repeat-containing protein At3g29230 → MQMPTTIRAPTWVSRRRHFEQKLWDLDKCRDINQLKQMQALVYKSNLQQDPFIAPKIIAAFSNCRQMGSVLKAFDQVRDPNVHLYNALIRAHIYNSQVSQAFDTFFDMQCSGIFPDNFTFSFLLKGCSGKCWLSVVSMIHTHVVKWGFEDDIYVPNSLIDAYSKCGLVGVRIAGQLFWGMKERDVVSWNSMISALLKVGDLSEARKLFDEMPQRDRVSWNTMLDGYTKAEQMSVAFELFKTMPQRDVVSWSTMVSGYCKAGDLEMARMLFDKMPSKNLVSWTIMISGYAENGLVNEAIELYMQMEVTGLRLDVAAFVSILAACAESGMLGLGKRVHDSVERSIYKCNTLVCNALIDMYAKCGSLHKAYKVFNGLKKRDLVSWNAMIHGLAMHGRGKKALELFCRMKQEGFVPDKVTLVGILCACNHTGLVDEGIIYFYSMEKDYGVKPEVEHYGCLIDLLGRGGYVREAFELARKMPLEPNIKIWGSLLGACRMHKDVELADDVHNLIVKLEPKNAGKLSALSNIYASAGDWDNVANIRLMMKSIGRTKQSGASLLLLNDEYREFTVMDKSHVKSDKIYQMVDRLGQHLKLLSPVPLGLCDE, encoded by the coding sequence ATGCAGATGCCAACAACAATCCGAGCTCCTACATGGGTCTCAAGGCGAAGACATTTCGAGCAGAAATTATGGGACTTAGATAAATGCAGAGACATTAACCAACTGAAGCAAATGCAGGCATTGGTATACAAATCCAATCTTCAACAAGACCCTTTCATTGCTCCCAAGATCATTGCTGCTTTCTCTAATTGCAGACAAATGGGTTCTGTTTTGAAGGCTTTTGATCAAGTTCGTGACCCTAATGTGCATTTGTACAACGCTTTGATAAGAGCTCATATTTACAACTCTCAAGTATCTCAAGCTTTTGACACTTTCTTTGATATGCAGTGTTCTGGTATTTTTCCTGATAATTTTACCTTTTCGTTTCTTCTAAAGGGTTGTTCAGGGAAGTGTTGGTTGAGTGTTGTGAGTATGATTCATACCCATGTTGTGAAATGGGGTTTTGAGGATGATATATATGTTCCCAATTCGTTGATTGATGCTTATTCCAAGTGTGGGTTAGTTGGTGTCCGAATTGCAGGTCAGCTGTTTTGGGGAATGAAGGAGAGAGATGTTGTTTCTTGGAATTCCATGATTAGTGCGTTGCTGAAAGTGGGGGATTTAAGTGAAGCGCGGAAGCTGTTCGATGAAATGCCTCAAAGAGATAGGGTTAGTTGGAATACAATGTTAGATGGATATACCAAGGCTGAGCAAATGAGTGTGGCATTTGAGTTGTTTAAAACTATGCCACAGAGGGATGTCGTCTCTTGGTCCACCATGGTCTCGGGTTACTGCAAAGCAGGGGATTTGGAGATGGCTCGAATGTTATTTGATAAGATGCCTTCCAAGAATTTGGTTTCTTGGACAATAATGATATCAGGATATGCTGAAAACGGTCTTGTAAATGAGGCAATTGAGTTGTACATGCAAATGGAGGTAACAGGTTTGAGACTTGATGTTGCGGCTTTTGTTAGTATTCTAGCGGCCTGTGCAGAATCGGGCATGCTTGGTTTAGGTAAAAGAGTGCATGATTCCGTTGAAAGGAGTATATACAAGTGTAATACTTTGGTTTGTAATGCGTTGATTGATATGTATGCCAAGTGTGGAAGTTTGCATAAGGCTTATAAAGTCTTTAATGGGCTGAAGAAAAGAGACTTGGTATCTTGGAATGCTATGATACATGGCCTGGCTATGCATGGACGTGGAAAGAAGGCACTTGAGCTTTTCTGTAGGATGAAGCAAGAAGGATTTGTGCCTGATAAAGTGACATTAGTTGGTATTTTGTGTGCGTGCAATCATACTGGTTTGGTGGACGAGGGAATAATTTATTTCTATTCCATGGAGAAAGATTATGGGGTAAAACCTGAAGTAGAACATTATGGTTGTCTTATTGATCTTTTAGGCCGTGGTGGCTATGTTAGAGAAGCTTTTGAACTTGCACGAAAGATGCCACTTGAACCTAACATTAAAATTTGGGGTTCCCTTTTAGGGGCTTGCAGGATGCATAAAGATGTTGAACTTGCAGATGACGTGCATAACCTCATAGTTAAATTAGAGCCTAAAAATGCTGGAAAACTTTCCGCATTGTCAAATATTTATGCTTCAGCAGGAGACTGGGATAATGTTGCCAACATAAGGTTGATGATGAAGAGCATTGGCAGGACAAAGCAATCTGGTGCTAGCTTATTACTATTGAATGATGAATACCGTGAATTCACCGTGATGGATAAATCTCACGTCAAATCAGACAAGATTTATCAGATGGTAGACAGATTAGGTCAGCATCTTAAATTGCTTTCTCCTGTTCCACTGGGTCTTTGTGATGAATGA
- the LOC129874350 gene encoding chorismate mutase 1, chloroplastic: MEAQLLRLPSTSLTTPFFTNYSRNNTLLPQQTQWPPLFVKFQLSNSGTIKHGIRPLQAFSASLGEKKRIDETESYTLDGIRNSLIRQEDSIIFSLVERAQYCFNAETYDPDVFVMDGFHGSLVEYIVKETEKLHAKVGRYTSPDEHAFFPKELPEPMFPPMQYPKVLHSVADSININVTIWDMYFKKLLPRLVKEGHDGNFGSTAVCDTICLQTLSKRIHYGKFVAEAKFRASPDVYKAAIKAQDRNGLMDLLTYPTVEEAIKNRVEMKTKTYGQELNTNGLENVGDPVYKIKPSLVAALYGDWIMPLTKEVQVEYLLRRLD, translated from the exons ATGGAAGCCCAATTGTTAAGACTTCCATCTACTTCCTTAACAACCCCTTTTTTTACTAACTATTCAAGAAACAATACCCTTTTGCCCCAACAAACCCAATGGCCTCCActttttgttaagtttcaattaTCAAATTCAGGTACCATTAAGCATGGCATTCGCCCCCTTCAAGCTTTTTCAGCTTCTCTTGG GGAAAAAAAGAGAATAGATGAGACAGAAAGTTACACTCTCGATGGTATAAGGAACTCTTTAATTCGACAAGAAGATAGCATAATATTCAGCCTTGTGGAAAGAGCTCAGTACTGTTTCAATGCGGAGACATATGATCCTGATGTTTTTGTGATGGATGGGTTCCATGGCTCTTTGGTTGagtatattgtcaaagaaactGAAAAGCTTCATGCAAAG GTTGGAAGATATACGAGCCCTGATGAGCACGCGTTCTTCCCTAAAGAATTACCGGAGCCAATGTTTCCACCCATGCAGTACCCAAAG GTTCTGCACTCAGTTGCTGATTCAATAAATATCAATGTCACAATATGGGATATGTACTTCAAGAAACTTCTCCCAAGATTAGTAAAGGAAGGCCATGATGGTAATTTTGGATCTACAGCAGTTTGTGATACTATTTGCTTGCAG ACCTTGTCAAAGAGAATTCATTACGGGAAATTTGTTGCCGAAGCAAAATTTCGAGCCTCACCAGATGTCTATAAGGCTGCTATAAAAGCACAG GACAGAAACGGACTGATGGATTTACTAACTTACCCTACTGTTGAAGAggctatcaaaaatagagtaGAAATGAAAACCAAAACTTATGGACAGGAACTGAACACCAACGGACTGGAAAATGTAGGTGACCCAGTGTACAAAATAAAACCATCCCTAGTTGCTGCATTGTATGGGGACTGGATCATGCCATTGACAAAGGAAGTTCAAGTTGAGTATCTTCTGAGAAGACTGGATTAG